The Aedes aegypti strain LVP_AGWG chromosome 3, AaegL5.0 Primary Assembly, whole genome shotgun sequence genome contains a region encoding:
- the LOC5579655 gene encoding proton-coupled amino acid transporter-like protein CG1139, with the protein MTSTQNRFSFETSKDADDEDEYNPFEKRQIRKANSSIGTLIHMVKGSLGTGILAMPFAFKTGGLVFGILGTMLVALIYAHCVHLLVGTSQKACKRSRIPVLGFAETAENVFANGPFRLRKFAGFAKAYIDYMLLVISYFSVCVYLVFISTTLRDVINYELQIDWSIRIYILLTTCVVAFITQVRELKYLVPFSLLANSSIIVVFIITLFYIFKEPVAISNRKFWPELSNLPSFFGTAVYAIEGIGIVLPVENKMKQPQHFLQTFGVANFAICFITILYNIVGFFGYATYGEGTKGSVTLNLPNDELLAKSTQLLAAVAILLTLGLYYYVPMEILWKKIGHKIPERRHNLAQVGIRLGIVVAMMGLALTVPQLEPFIGFVGSIGSATLALLTPIVLDTVYRWPTGYGWMRWRLLKNILLGAFGLFILAVGTYFSLMDIVAIYE; encoded by the exons ATGACTTCCACACAAAACCGTTTCAGTTTTGAAACATCAAAAGA TGCTGATGATGAAGATGAATACAATCCGTTCGAAAAGCGTCAAATTCGTAAAGCCAATTC ATCCATCGGGACGCTGATTCACATGGTGAAGGGTTCGCTTGGAACGGGTATACTGGCAATGCCTTTCGCCTTCAAAACGGGTGGCCTCGTGTTCGGAATTTTGGGTACCATGCTGGTGGCGCTCATATATGCACATTGCGTTCATCTATTG GTTGGTACATCACAAAAAGCATGCAAACGTAGCAGAATACCCGTACTAGGGTTTGCCGAGACAGCTGAGAACGTGTTCGCCAATGGGCCCTTCAGATTACGTAAATTTGCTGGATTTGCCAA AGCTTACATCGACTACATGCTGCTGGTGATCAGCTACTTCTCCGTCTGCGTATACCTCGTGTTTATCTCAACAACGCTCCGAGACGTGATCAACTACGAGCTGCAAATCGATTGGAGCATTCGGATATACATTCTACTGACAACGTGCGTAGTTGCCTTCATAACACAAGTTCGTGAACTAAAGTACCTGGTGCCGTTTTCCCTGCTCGCCAACTCGTCCATCATTGTGGTCTTCATAATTACGCTGTTCTACATCTTCAAGGAACCGGTTGCAATATCGAACCGGAAGTTCTGGCCCGAGTTAAGCAATCTTCCTTCGTTTTTTGG GACAGCAGTGTACGCTATTGAAGGAATCGGTATTGTACTTCCGGTGGAGAACAAGATGAAGCAACCTCAGCATTTTCTGCAGACTTTTGGAGTTGCCAACTTCGCCATCTGTTTCATAACCATTCTGTACAATATAGTAGGATTCTTCGGTTATGCTACATACGGAGAAGGCACCAAAGGATCCGTTACGCTGAATTTACCAAACGATGAACT CTTGGCCAAATCAACGCAACTGCTAGCGGCGGTAGCCATTCTTCTGACCCTGGGGCTCTACTACTACGTACCGATGGAGATCCTGTGGAAAAAGATCGGACATAAAATACCCGAAAGAAGACACAACCTAGCCCAGGTTGGGATTCGTTTGGGCATCGTGGTTGCGATGATGGGCCTTGCCTTGACTGTACCGCAGTTGGAACCCTTCATCGGTTTTGTGGGATCGATTGGGTCGGCAACTTTGGCCTTGTTGACTCCAATCGTGTTGGATACGGTATATCGATGGCCTACCGGGTACGGTTGGATGAGGTGGCGGCTACTGAAGAATATTTTACTTGGAGCGTTTGGATTGTTCATCCTGGCCGTGGGAACGTACTTCAGTTTGATGGATATTGTTGCTATTTATGAATGA